A window from Opitutia bacterium ISCC 52 encodes these proteins:
- a CDS encoding HAMP domain-containing protein: MATVANEVASKGDYSMRAQVDGNDEVGVLTSTFNDMLSRIEDSDSDLREAYKQLESEVTERERLQDDLVKTSRVASGMAEVATGVLHNVGNVLNTVNLSVHSIEDQSGASRLTHLSQVVDILESHQSALADFLTTDKRGIALPGFLAKVTSFLRAENEEMRDEVKRLVRNIEHIKEIVSTQQNLAKGLGVSDDLDPVSIVEEALSLNKDIFEKHSIELVKEFEGVPTILGDRHKIIQILVNLLTNARDAMQVIDTYRRKITIRIQVMDYESVGIKIIDSGLGIKPSDLPNIFHHGFTTKADGHGFGLHMSALSAQEMGGSLNVHSEGYGRGAEFTLCMPLATEPALV; encoded by the coding sequence TTGGCCACAGTCGCAAATGAAGTGGCTAGTAAAGGTGATTATTCAATGCGAGCACAAGTCGATGGGAATGATGAGGTAGGGGTTCTGACTAGCACCTTTAATGATATGCTTAGCCGGATTGAAGATTCTGATAGTGATTTGCGTGAGGCATACAAACAACTGGAGAGCGAAGTTACAGAACGTGAGCGTCTTCAGGATGATTTGGTGAAAACCTCCCGTGTTGCTTCGGGTATGGCGGAGGTAGCTACCGGAGTATTACACAATGTAGGGAATGTGCTAAATACGGTGAATTTGTCGGTTCACAGTATTGAGGACCAATCAGGAGCCAGCCGTCTAACCCACCTGAGCCAGGTGGTGGATATCTTAGAGTCTCATCAGAGTGCTCTGGCCGATTTTTTAACGACTGACAAACGCGGGATAGCTCTCCCGGGTTTTCTCGCTAAGGTAACATCCTTTTTAAGGGCTGAAAACGAAGAGATGCGAGACGAAGTAAAACGCTTGGTCCGTAATATTGAGCACATTAAGGAGATTGTCTCTACGCAACAGAATTTGGCTAAAGGACTAGGGGTATCCGATGACTTGGATCCCGTTTCAATAGTAGAAGAAGCCTTATCCTTAAATAAGGATATATTTGAAAAGCATAGTATCGAATTAGTGAAAGAATTTGAGGGTGTGCCGACCATTTTAGGTGACCGACATAAAATCATTCAAATTCTTGTTAACCTGCTAACGAATGCTAGGGATGCCATGCAAGTTATTGATACATACCGCAGAAAGATCACCATTCGTATTCAAGTAATGGATTATGAGTCGGTTGGAATAAAAATTATCGATTCTGGTTTAGGAATTAAACCATCGGATTTACCTAACATTTTCCACCATGGTTTCACGACCAAAGCGGACGGACATGGATTTGGACTACACATGAGTGCATTAAGTGCTCAAGAGATGGGTGGTTCATTGAACGTCCACAGTGAAGGTTATGGAAGGGGAGCTGAATTTACACTTTGTATGCCACTCGCAACTGAACCCGCATTAGTATGA
- a CDS encoding Gfo/Idh/MocA family oxidoreductase has protein sequence MATNRPLNIGLIGGNKGFITNAHQRAIFMDGTRKVSCAALSSNPKKALKAIETWPYPIQGYENYNAMLEAELRKPISERVDYVLIQTPNHAHFDPAKKFVEAGIPVFCEKPLTLNFEESQSLSQLVQEKQIPFCVAHTYLGHWTTRLARHIVRSGLLGDIRWVDSCYLQAWMAIRSSNPDFKENTWRLRKEVSGISNCGGDIGTHALMQLRYITGLEVEAVSAHLESFFKWHENEEDNLDDHFTAYCRLNNGGKALVRASQISIGHKNDLRIEVVGSKGSLSWAQEESEKLIVSPLEKPVRTYYRDPNLAADDFLGTLPAELLQENTIPWGHSEGFHDAFARLHRCFESDVRAYQEGDYKGADGSKYATVDDGMAGIRFVEKAVKSSKNQQAWFSLA, from the coding sequence ATGGCAACTAATCGACCTTTAAATATTGGACTCATAGGTGGAAACAAAGGCTTCATAACCAACGCACATCAACGAGCGATATTTATGGATGGCACCAGAAAGGTGAGCTGTGCAGCTCTATCTTCCAATCCAAAAAAAGCCTTAAAAGCAATAGAGACATGGCCGTATCCGATCCAGGGATACGAAAACTACAACGCAATGCTGGAAGCAGAATTACGCAAGCCGATCAGTGAACGCGTTGACTACGTATTAATTCAGACGCCAAACCATGCACACTTCGATCCTGCCAAGAAATTTGTCGAGGCCGGAATTCCCGTTTTCTGCGAAAAGCCTCTCACCCTAAACTTCGAGGAATCACAATCGCTCAGTCAACTAGTCCAAGAAAAACAAATACCTTTCTGTGTGGCTCATACCTACCTCGGGCACTGGACGACTCGTCTTGCACGCCACATCGTTCGATCTGGTTTACTCGGGGACATTCGTTGGGTCGATAGTTGTTATCTTCAAGCTTGGATGGCGATTCGTTCTAGCAATCCAGATTTCAAAGAAAACACCTGGAGATTAAGGAAAGAAGTTTCCGGTATTTCAAATTGCGGAGGGGATATTGGCACCCATGCACTAATGCAGCTACGCTACATTACCGGCTTGGAAGTTGAAGCTGTCAGTGCTCACCTTGAGAGCTTCTTTAAGTGGCACGAAAATGAAGAGGATAATCTAGATGATCACTTTACCGCTTATTGCCGTCTAAACAATGGGGGTAAAGCGCTGGTGAGGGCATCCCAGATTTCAATCGGCCATAAGAATGACTTACGAATCGAAGTCGTTGGATCAAAGGGATCGCTTAGCTGGGCACAGGAGGAATCGGAAAAACTAATAGTTTCTCCGCTCGAAAAACCTGTACGGACCTACTACCGGGACCCAAATTTAGCAGCAGACGATTTCTTGGGAACATTGCCTGCTGAACTACTACAGGAAAATACAATTCCCTGGGGACACAGTGAAGGCTTTCACGATGCCTTTGCACGACTCCATAGATGCTTCGAATCAGATGTTCGCGCGTATCAAGAAGGAGATTACAAAGGTGCTGATGGGTCGAAGTATGCAACCGTCGATGACGGCATGGCAGGCATCCGATTTGTTGAAAAGGCGGTTAAGAGCAGTAAAAACCAGCAGGCTTGGTTTTCTTTAGCTTAA
- a CDS encoding DUF1552 domain-containing protein encodes MKSPRSNTSISRRNFLRGAGVALALPWMESLPLRAAETVAQSASKVSNSPPVRFGCIYFSNGVEPAHWWAKNEGRGTEIGQGLTPIAPYLNDLNFIRGLYNEQAVLHKSAHLGRVPNLLSGAWVSTEQSDLRVGKTMDQVLAQQIGQQTQIPSLILGIEPTELRLEDGLSMLYGSCISWTSDTKPAMKEIYPARVFDQLVGDGRDRRWDRSILDEVLTDAKGLKRKVGRYDQEKLDDYLDSIRDVEKRIEHANREQRLEGWRPSLIAPNMERPAEQLPQNIPDHMKLMMDLIVLAFQMDKTRIATCMLNNDLSQMNFGFLEGVQGSLHLDLTHNGKDPELEAMYLRTNQFHTQQFAYLLERMKNIDEGGSSLLDNSMIMFCSNLFDGDKHQADHMPILLAGQAGGKLKTGRILDYKDSGDANRRACSLYLSVMDRMGVSLPQFGDTTRRLANI; translated from the coding sequence ATGAAATCCCCTAGATCCAATACATCTATTTCACGCCGCAACTTTCTCCGAGGGGCGGGTGTCGCCCTGGCTTTGCCTTGGATGGAATCTTTACCTCTGAGAGCTGCCGAAACAGTAGCACAATCCGCAAGCAAGGTTTCGAACAGTCCTCCGGTTCGTTTTGGTTGTATCTATTTTTCAAATGGAGTGGAGCCCGCTCATTGGTGGGCTAAGAATGAAGGGAGAGGAACAGAGATCGGGCAGGGGCTCACCCCGATCGCTCCCTACCTTAATGATCTGAATTTTATTCGCGGGCTCTACAATGAGCAGGCTGTATTGCACAAGAGTGCCCATCTAGGCCGTGTGCCAAATTTGCTTTCAGGTGCCTGGGTAAGTACGGAACAGAGCGACCTTCGTGTGGGTAAGACCATGGACCAAGTGCTGGCGCAACAAATAGGTCAACAAACACAGATCCCTAGTTTGATTCTTGGGATTGAGCCGACTGAGCTGCGTCTCGAAGACGGCCTGTCGATGCTTTATGGATCTTGCATTTCCTGGACTTCAGATACGAAGCCGGCCATGAAGGAAATCTATCCGGCTCGCGTGTTTGATCAATTAGTCGGTGATGGTAGAGATCGCCGTTGGGACCGCAGTATTCTCGATGAAGTCTTAACGGACGCAAAAGGGCTGAAACGCAAAGTGGGTCGTTACGATCAGGAAAAATTGGATGACTATTTAGACTCTATTCGTGATGTTGAGAAACGGATCGAACATGCAAATCGTGAGCAGCGCTTGGAGGGATGGAGACCGTCTTTGATAGCACCGAATATGGAGCGACCGGCAGAGCAGCTTCCTCAAAATATTCCGGATCACATGAAGCTGATGATGGATCTGATTGTCTTGGCCTTTCAGATGGACAAGACACGAATTGCCACATGCATGTTAAATAATGATTTGTCGCAAATGAATTTCGGTTTCCTCGAAGGAGTGCAAGGTAGCTTGCACCTCGACCTGACGCACAATGGCAAGGATCCTGAGCTTGAGGCAATGTACCTAAGGACCAATCAATTTCACACTCAGCAATTTGCTTATCTCCTCGAACGAATGAAGAATATCGACGAAGGCGGTAGTTCTCTACTGGACAATTCGATGATTATGTTCTGTTCCAACTTATTCGATGGAGACAAACACCAGGCAGATCACATGCCCATTTTACTCGCAGGCCAAGCGGGTGGAAAACTGAAAACGGGCCGTATCCTTGACTATAAGGATTCTGGTGACGCGAATCGAAGAGCGTGTAGTCTTTACCTTTCGGTCATGGACCGTATGGGAGTTAGCTTGCCGCAGTTTGGAGATACCACGCGGCGATTAGCTAATATTTGA
- a CDS encoding response regulator: MSSLLKPNRRILLVDDNPAIHEDFKRVLLKDDSKARDLDADAAALFGYEEESCDFGDTPFDLDSAHQGEDALEKVKESLAENNPYALAFVDMRMPPGWDGLKTIEEIWKVDSSIQIVICTAYSDKSWKEIRDTLTERDRWMVVKKPFDQIEVLQLAHALTSKWDLKKATELREQALEQVVMSRTEQLTAALQTNSDFLNHVSHEMLTPMNGILGYLDLLSEPCDEDEEGEYVQEAKGCGEHLLRLINQVLAYNEAGADEVKPLATSVNVHEWLPGIVNDAIQEEAKKKSLGISIDVAASVHNHYHMPDNIVGRVLTILVENAIKFTQSGTITLSVEPSDQNASDLLFKVADTGVGLSEEQLKLINIPFAQIDGSYTRSNDGIGIGLPLVRRLLGLIGSNLEIESTGVEGTCVSFYVTAVLGERIDQAM; this comes from the coding sequence ATGAGCAGTCTATTAAAACCCAACAGAAGAATATTACTCGTGGACGACAATCCAGCGATCCACGAAGATTTTAAACGTGTACTCTTGAAAGATGATTCCAAAGCCCGAGATTTGGATGCAGATGCAGCGGCTTTATTTGGCTACGAAGAAGAATCGTGTGATTTTGGAGATACTCCATTTGATCTAGATTCAGCTCACCAAGGAGAGGATGCATTAGAGAAAGTTAAGGAGTCGCTGGCCGAAAATAATCCTTATGCGCTGGCTTTTGTAGACATGAGAATGCCTCCCGGCTGGGACGGTTTGAAGACCATTGAAGAAATATGGAAGGTGGATAGCTCCATTCAGATCGTAATATGTACCGCTTATTCAGATAAAAGCTGGAAAGAGATTCGAGATACATTGACCGAACGTGATCGTTGGATGGTTGTGAAAAAACCCTTTGATCAAATAGAGGTCTTACAGCTGGCGCATGCACTTACATCCAAATGGGATTTGAAGAAAGCTACAGAGCTTCGAGAGCAAGCACTTGAGCAGGTGGTGATGTCTCGCACTGAGCAGCTAACGGCTGCACTACAAACGAATTCTGATTTTTTAAATCATGTGAGTCACGAAATGCTGACTCCCATGAATGGTATCCTTGGTTATTTAGATCTCCTGTCTGAACCCTGTGATGAAGATGAAGAAGGTGAGTATGTACAGGAAGCCAAAGGATGCGGTGAACACCTGTTAAGATTGATAAATCAGGTATTGGCATACAATGAAGCAGGAGCTGATGAAGTGAAGCCTTTGGCGACTTCGGTGAATGTGCATGAATGGCTTCCTGGTATAGTCAATGATGCGATTCAGGAGGAGGCGAAAAAGAAGAGTCTAGGTATTTCTATAGATGTAGCCGCTAGCGTTCATAATCACTATCACATGCCGGATAATATTGTGGGCCGTGTTCTGACCATATTGGTAGAGAATGCCATAAAATTTACGCAGTCTGGCACCATTACCTTGTCGGTGGAGCCTAGTGATCAGAATGCTTCCGATTTATTATTCAAAGTTGCAGATACTGGAGTAGGTTTGAGCGAAGAGCAGTTGAAATTAATCAATATTCCTTTCGCCCAGATAGATGGCTCCTATACGAGAAGCAATGATGGGATAGGAATCGGACTTCCTTTGGTTCGTCGGCTATTAGGCCTGATTGGTTCTAATCTTGAGATTGAATCGACAGGCGTTGAAGGGACTTGTGTCTCTTTCTATGTTACAGCGGTTCTCGGAGAACGTATAGATCAAGCGATGTGA
- a CDS encoding DUF1592 domain-containing protein: MTLRSVHFATSAPGVTAGKFIRLGCVLAMMYVLCTKLALGADWDAASAFPVIKEYCFDCHNEEKRKGNVNLEPLLANHDFGKDFKLWELASEMLEFEDMPPVEEEQPNDEEREQLVDFIRGGVQSAIEENAGDPGKVVLRRLTSAEYAYTIQDLTGLNLGLEKTLLGDAVGGEGFSNVGDVQFVQDSTIEQYLKAAKQVASHAVIGAGPLTFYDNPGKTGQELSAINRIQSIYQEHGFSTGAGEGAEAFGLERYPKAFFAAWRYKHRRALGERSLKLKDLAESENLEIRFLEHIWSVLNEKGLRFPSTEIVKAWYELPLPNSGPDSKEEAIRRACSELYDLLQSWQKALAANSIDDEEAPALTEKNFRPTLDYSFSTRVNKAENAKYSTVEISVVSASGEGKVPVVRWKDPEIVFRESGETTSTVVPLAEVVTEETRAALKFGHGVDGMPVEPNEFVTVGSQVLTVQYEVSGEVRGTALHVDVELDIEHGDDSMVRCVVFVPRVEGEEVSATGAASVLLANPNGAETEARKRGVAEFARKLPQVSHRKPAPSDRDPIPEPFDNTYNKPERNAFHYIIKYHRDDRFIYESILDSDGQEELDHAWVDLLTSFDYHDTFIRFIADKFDLELGDLAMADLSQSWIDEQPVEVRDYIQSLYDNHSNAQAKLKAAEKGHLEDTLVFAEQAWRRPLTRDERKRLKTFYQRIREEGELGHDEATRLLLARVLTAPAFLYRIEESPNRKKMVPLSDYALASRLSYFLWSSQPDEELLRVAASGKLKKPDVLVAQTKRMLKHPNARRFATEFFGQWFGFYRFDEYKGVDTTKFTEFTDSLKASMYEEAVSSFEYLVRKDRSVSDILFANHSFLNEELASHYGIDLANTDKGELVKVSDLGDQHRGGLLQLGAVLTVTSAPLRTSAVKRGDWILRRILGTPVPSPPADVGSIPADEVLPDGLTVRQRLEAHRSDASCVNCHSRMDPLGFALENFDPVGRWRDTYADGQAIETSGTLNTGVEIPDLQGLLSYLGENKTQVNRNLSAKLLGYALGRAEIISDRPLIDQMVKSISKDERFSNLVVQVVTSPQFLNQRGRGMDADMAAIEPKNDPTEG; this comes from the coding sequence ATGACCCTGAGATCCGTTCATTTCGCTACCTCTGCCCCAGGTGTAACGGCTGGTAAATTCATCCGTTTGGGCTGCGTTTTGGCTATGATGTATGTGTTGTGCACCAAGCTGGCTCTGGGAGCGGATTGGGACGCTGCTTCTGCATTCCCTGTCATCAAAGAATACTGCTTTGACTGTCACAATGAGGAGAAAAGAAAAGGAAATGTGAATCTGGAGCCTCTTTTGGCGAATCACGATTTTGGAAAAGATTTTAAACTCTGGGAGCTAGCCTCAGAGATGCTGGAATTTGAAGACATGCCTCCGGTCGAGGAAGAGCAACCAAATGATGAGGAGCGGGAGCAGTTAGTGGACTTTATTAGAGGCGGTGTGCAATCAGCAATTGAGGAAAATGCAGGAGATCCAGGGAAGGTGGTGCTGCGTCGGCTCACCAGTGCTGAGTATGCTTACACGATTCAGGATTTGACTGGATTGAATCTGGGCTTGGAGAAAACCTTATTAGGGGATGCCGTTGGCGGAGAAGGCTTTTCTAATGTGGGTGATGTTCAGTTTGTTCAAGACTCTACGATTGAGCAGTATTTGAAAGCGGCCAAACAAGTGGCTTCTCATGCGGTGATCGGAGCCGGACCATTGACCTTCTACGACAACCCTGGGAAAACCGGACAAGAGCTCTCTGCGATTAATCGTATCCAATCTATATACCAAGAGCATGGCTTTAGCACGGGTGCAGGTGAGGGAGCTGAAGCCTTTGGACTGGAGCGCTATCCGAAGGCCTTCTTTGCTGCATGGCGCTACAAACATCGTCGTGCTCTGGGGGAACGATCTTTAAAACTGAAAGACTTGGCCGAATCAGAAAACCTCGAAATTCGATTTTTAGAACATATCTGGTCAGTGCTAAATGAAAAGGGTCTCAGGTTTCCTTCTACGGAAATTGTGAAAGCCTGGTATGAACTTCCTCTACCGAACTCGGGACCTGACTCCAAAGAAGAAGCCATTCGACGAGCATGTTCTGAGCTTTATGACTTATTGCAGAGTTGGCAAAAAGCATTGGCGGCAAACTCAATAGACGATGAAGAAGCTCCCGCTTTGACAGAAAAGAACTTTCGGCCAACCTTGGACTACTCATTCAGCACGCGAGTAAACAAAGCGGAGAATGCCAAATATTCAACTGTTGAGATTTCAGTGGTCTCTGCAAGTGGTGAAGGTAAAGTTCCCGTTGTGCGATGGAAGGATCCTGAAATCGTTTTCCGTGAATCGGGTGAAACCACATCCACCGTCGTTCCCTTAGCAGAGGTTGTGACTGAAGAAACACGTGCTGCCCTCAAATTCGGCCATGGTGTAGATGGGATGCCTGTTGAGCCAAACGAGTTCGTTACCGTAGGTTCTCAGGTACTCACCGTTCAATATGAGGTGTCGGGCGAAGTTCGCGGCACGGCACTGCATGTTGATGTAGAACTCGATATTGAGCATGGGGATGATAGTATGGTGCGTTGTGTTGTTTTTGTTCCGCGCGTCGAGGGCGAGGAGGTTTCTGCAACAGGAGCTGCATCCGTTTTGTTGGCCAATCCTAATGGAGCCGAAACCGAAGCTCGAAAAAGAGGGGTAGCCGAATTCGCTCGCAAGTTGCCTCAGGTGTCACATCGCAAACCTGCTCCTTCCGATCGCGATCCTATCCCTGAACCTTTTGACAATACTTACAACAAACCGGAGCGGAATGCCTTCCATTACATCATTAAGTATCACCGCGATGATCGGTTTATTTATGAGAGTATTCTCGATTCCGACGGTCAGGAGGAGCTCGATCATGCCTGGGTAGACTTGCTGACATCCTTTGATTACCATGACACCTTCATTCGCTTTATCGCCGATAAGTTTGATTTGGAGTTAGGGGATCTTGCGATGGCTGATTTGAGTCAGAGCTGGATTGATGAGCAGCCGGTCGAAGTTCGCGATTATATTCAGAGTTTGTATGACAATCATAGCAATGCTCAGGCAAAATTGAAAGCAGCCGAGAAAGGACACTTGGAAGATACCCTGGTATTTGCCGAACAAGCATGGCGTAGACCTTTAACGCGCGATGAGCGGAAACGTCTTAAAACGTTTTATCAGCGTATCCGTGAAGAAGGAGAGTTAGGACATGACGAGGCGACTCGCTTGTTGCTGGCTCGTGTTCTAACAGCTCCTGCGTTTCTATACCGTATAGAAGAATCGCCTAATCGAAAGAAGATGGTTCCGTTGTCTGATTATGCCTTAGCGAGTCGTTTAAGTTATTTTCTGTGGTCTTCCCAACCTGATGAAGAACTTCTTCGCGTGGCTGCTTCAGGTAAATTGAAAAAGCCCGATGTTCTGGTGGCTCAGACCAAGCGAATGTTGAAGCATCCCAATGCTCGTAGGTTTGCCACTGAATTTTTTGGTCAGTGGTTTGGTTTCTATCGTTTTGATGAATACAAGGGGGTCGATACAACCAAATTTACAGAATTCACTGATTCTTTGAAGGCTTCCATGTATGAAGAAGCTGTCTCTTCTTTTGAGTACTTAGTGAGAAAAGATCGATCTGTTTCGGATATCCTATTTGCGAATCATAGTTTCTTAAACGAGGAACTCGCTTCCCATTATGGTATCGATCTGGCGAATACAGATAAGGGAGAACTCGTGAAAGTATCTGATCTGGGAGATCAGCACCGAGGCGGATTGCTTCAGTTAGGTGCAGTACTTACAGTGACATCCGCTCCGTTGCGGACAAGTGCAGTCAAACGAGGCGATTGGATTCTTCGGCGTATTTTGGGAACTCCCGTACCATCGCCCCCTGCTGATGTTGGGTCGATTCCTGCGGACGAAGTGTTACCGGATGGTCTCACCGTGCGACAGAGGTTGGAAGCGCATCGAAGCGATGCCTCTTGTGTGAATTGTCATTCGCGTATGGATCCACTAGGGTTTGCATTGGAGAATTTTGATCCTGTAGGACGCTGGCGAGATACCTATGCGGACGGGCAAGCAATCGAAACCTCAGGGACTCTCAATACCGGAGTCGAAATACCGGATCTCCAAGGTTTACTGAGTTACTTGGGCGAGAATAAAACCCAGGTAAACCGCAATTTGAGCGCTAAATTGCTGGGTTATGCCCTTGGACGCGCTGAAATTATTTCAGATCGTCCTTTGATCGATCAGATGGTGAAAAGCATCTCAAAGGATGAGCGATTTTCAAATCTTGTTGTGCAAGTGGTAACAAGTCCTCAGTTTCTCAATCAACGTGGCCGTGGTATGGATGCAGATATGGCCGCCATTGAACCTAAGAATGACCCAACAGAAGGCTAA